The Puntigrus tetrazona isolate hp1 chromosome 9, ASM1883169v1, whole genome shotgun sequence genome includes the window CCTCCTACATGAGTCGCTGTCACTCTTGTAGAGTTGAGAGCGGATGCTGGATGATGTACGATAATCCCAACTACATGGGAAACCAGTATTTCTTCAAGAGGGGAGACTATTCTGATTACATGTCTATGTTTGGCATGAACAACTGCATCAGATCCTGCCGTATGATCCCCATGGTGAGCttcattaatattgttatttgtaatgaattaaaatatttttttaagaaaaaagttcAATTTACATTGATTTGGAAACATTTAGATGAATTTTGGGACattaaggaaataaaaatggttaCTTTCAGAATGGTTATTTATGAGACAGAACTAGGCAGTGAACACAACTGACTTCTCTCCCACAACAGTACAGGGGATCCTACAGAATGAGGATCTACGAGAGGGATAACTTCATGGGACAGATGTACGAGATGATGGATGACTGTGACAGCATCATGGACCGTTACCGCATGTCTCACTGCCAGTCCTGTCATGTGATGGACGGTCACTGGCTCTTCTATGAGCAGCCCCACTACAGAGGCAGGATGTGGTACTTCAGGCCTGGAGAGTACAGGAACTTCAGCAACTTTGGAGGCATGAGATTCATGAGCATGAGGCGTATCATGGACTCCTGGTACTAGTTTTCTAGTATTTATTTCTAGCATTTCttaaattgttaataaaataattcctCTACAACACAGTGTCTTGAAAAATCATGAAATGCCACTAATATTTCCATTAGTAGTCCAAAAATGATATCATGTCAACATAGGTTGCTCTAGTACTAATGCATGGTCAAACTGGTTCACCACTTTCGCACTTTTTAACAGCATTaagaaaattacaatttttacatatGAAGCTCACAAAAATTTTGCACATGAtgaaaacacataaaaactGAACTATTAATTTTGACATTAACAAAAGCTGATTTTAATCGACAACACATGGGTTTAGGTTTTTTAGGCCTTTCTGTAAGGTGTTTGAGAGACCATGACgtaaaaaagtgcaaaaattcagtaaacaaatcagcatgtttGCGCTTATTAAAATCTTACTATTATAAAAGAATAATCAAGGAAttagtaaaactgtaataataattgctTACTGGCCAAGCAACAACTAGTTTAGTCTTTTCTTGCATTATTTTGGTTAAATGATTCTGATATCTAATTCACAATTTGAATCCAATTTGAAATTTCAAATAAACCTTTTAGTtttgttatgattatttttgttgttctacTCTCAAAGTGTACTTGTTCTATCGGGACCTGCTTTACACATAGTTTCAAACCAGCCGCTAACAGAAATCCTCAAACTCACCGGGCAGACTGTTATCACAGGTTGCAAATTTAACTAATACTATATGAAGTTTAATTTGCACTTTGTTTCGAAAGCCTTAACTTCTTACCCGGATCACACATATAAAATCGATTAACAAAGTTTCCTGATTACTGTAATaaagttgaaaaacaaaataaaataataaatctataaaCGTTAACACATTTCAAATGACTTTAGCATGTgcaagaaaaatacattttcagtaaatcaAACACCACTAAAAATCCACATGAATGAaatcccaaaaaataaaaattctttcaTTCAGTATATACAC containing:
- the LOC122351860 gene encoding gamma-crystallin M2-like, coding for MMGKVIFYEDRNFQGRSYECMGDCGDFSSYMSRCHSCRVESGCWMMYDNPNYMGNQYFFKRGDYSDYMSMFGMNNCIRSCRMIPMYRGSYRMRIYERDNFMGQMYEMMDDCDSIMDRYRMSHCQSCHVMDGHWLFYEQPHYRGRMWYFRPGEYRNFSNFGGMRFMSMRRIMDSWY